From the genome of Ectobacillus sp. JY-23, one region includes:
- a CDS encoding murein hydrolase activator EnvC translates to MTRKAIHITLLTSMIAGAFMLPVSTQANTDVNTSQNRLHENQTEALQKEIESFKQQLEQLDQAIVQTEAELESTQNQINGTQAAIANKAQNITMLQEKISQRQEVIKKRLVTLQNQPKSNLITDVLLHADSIAGLLDNMYSLNLIFQSDKTILDDQKTDQEKLKNEKNSIEEQELALRSYEASLLQKQQQLEQSQQDKKLTIQTLEQQYHANLSALIDAEEEKRLLESQGIVPPLTGGTGLFIKPAAGSFSSGFGMRGNENHKGVDIAASGPVPIVAAASGTVIRSEYSSSYGNVVYMSHNINGKTYTTVYAHMRSRSVQRGQTVQQGQQIGVMGNTGMSFGQHLHFEIHVGSWNAAKSNAVDPMQFLQ, encoded by the coding sequence ATGACACGAAAAGCGATTCATATCACTTTATTAACAAGTATGATAGCAGGAGCCTTTATGCTACCTGTATCTACACAAGCAAATACGGATGTAAACACGTCGCAAAATAGATTACATGAAAACCAAACAGAAGCGCTTCAGAAAGAAATTGAGTCCTTTAAGCAACAGCTTGAGCAGTTGGATCAAGCTATTGTACAAACAGAAGCTGAATTGGAGTCTACTCAGAACCAAATCAATGGGACACAGGCTGCAATTGCGAACAAAGCACAAAACATTACCATGCTGCAAGAAAAGATTAGTCAAAGACAAGAAGTGATTAAAAAGCGGCTGGTCACCTTACAGAATCAACCTAAGTCAAATTTAATAACAGATGTACTTCTCCATGCAGACAGCATCGCTGGGTTATTGGATAATATGTACTCGCTGAATTTAATATTTCAATCCGATAAAACGATTCTAGATGACCAAAAAACAGATCAAGAAAAGCTAAAAAATGAAAAAAACAGCATTGAAGAGCAGGAATTGGCCTTACGTTCCTATGAGGCCTCTCTGCTTCAAAAACAGCAACAACTCGAACAGAGTCAACAAGACAAAAAGCTGACGATTCAAACACTAGAACAGCAGTACCATGCAAATCTCAGCGCTCTTATAGATGCAGAGGAAGAAAAAAGATTACTAGAGTCGCAAGGAATTGTTCCTCCACTCACAGGAGGCACAGGACTATTCATTAAACCGGCAGCCGGTTCCTTTTCTTCTGGTTTTGGCATGCGAGGCAATGAAAATCATAAAGGTGTAGACATTGCAGCATCCGGTCCCGTTCCAATTGTGGCCGCGGCATCCGGAACGGTTATCCGTTCTGAATATTCTTCTAGCTATGGAAATGTAGTATACATGTCCCATAATATAAACGGCAAAACCTATACAACTGTTTATGCCCATATGCGCAGCCGTTCTGTGCAGCGAGGTCAAACTGTACAGCAAGGACAACAAATCGGTGTTATGGGCAATACCGGTATGTCATTTGGACAACATTTGCATTTCGAGATTCATGTAGGAAGCTGGAATGCGGCTAAATCCAATGCAGTGGATCCTATGCAGTTTTTACAGTGA
- a CDS encoding co-chaperone YbbN, with amino-acid sequence MALIAINTENFHSKVQERPIALVCFLAKWCDVCNSISPILETLSEELQEKLTFFKVDIDENTELLEQFQITSIPSLLLFEKGTVKTKLMPLQSKEKLLNQLTDYI; translated from the coding sequence ATGGCATTGATCGCTATCAACACAGAGAATTTCCACTCAAAAGTGCAAGAACGTCCTATCGCACTCGTTTGCTTTTTAGCAAAATGGTGTGATGTGTGCAATAGTATTTCACCTATTTTGGAGACATTATCAGAAGAGTTGCAGGAGAAGCTGACATTTTTCAAAGTGGATATTGATGAGAACACGGAATTGCTCGAGCAGTTTCAAATCACGAGCATCCCCTCTTTGTTGCTATTTGAAAAAGGGACGGTAAAAACAAAGCTGATGCCGCTTCAGTCCAAGGAAAAATTGTTAAATCAGCTCACTGATTATATCTAA
- a CDS encoding endospore germination permease: MKNLVSILVPRQVLLLLILSTGLLNHVLLLPNLLLASGRDSWLSVMITYPIALLLVWCIYYIAKHNNPEGFYPAIRKRFGSMVYYAMGAPLILFLISSAYITFKDLMIWLKAYFLVDYSIFIITILLLVVCFIVTLAGIKYMAISAGVLLPLVVLAGIFISITNTPLKDPSLLFPVMSNGLLPILKGMMYTLSGLLEVYLVVLLQPYMQSRLKRKHLLILVTFLTILIFGPLSAAIMEFGPMQANHFRYPAYEQWRIMNIGQYVSHLDFLALYQWLCGAVIRIGLFMFLAGAFFTKQIKHYKLRPFSILLLYGLLLVLMLVKLETYTFYQWIYRYFLPACMFLFVGQIVLATLLTILMKKREDKHEGA; this comes from the coding sequence ATGAAAAATTTGGTTTCTATACTAGTTCCTAGACAAGTGCTATTATTGTTAATCTTATCAACAGGATTATTAAACCATGTTCTCTTACTTCCAAATCTTTTACTAGCTTCTGGCCGTGATAGCTGGCTAAGTGTGATGATTACTTATCCCATTGCGTTGCTATTGGTATGGTGTATTTACTACATAGCCAAGCATAATAATCCCGAGGGGTTTTATCCTGCAATTCGTAAGAGATTTGGTAGCATGGTTTACTATGCAATGGGGGCGCCTCTTATTCTTTTTTTAATAAGCAGCGCTTACATCACTTTTAAGGATTTAATGATTTGGTTAAAGGCGTATTTTTTGGTGGATTATTCTATATTTATAATTACGATTCTTCTTCTAGTTGTTTGCTTTATTGTGACACTTGCAGGCATCAAGTATATGGCGATTTCGGCCGGTGTATTACTTCCTCTTGTTGTTTTAGCCGGCATTTTTATTTCTATCACGAATACACCCCTGAAAGACCCATCTCTTTTATTTCCTGTTATGTCAAATGGATTGCTACCTATTTTAAAAGGCATGATGTATACCTTATCCGGGCTATTAGAAGTATACTTGGTCGTTCTTTTACAACCCTATATGCAAAGTAGGCTTAAGCGTAAGCACTTGCTTATCTTAGTTACGTTTTTAACGATTCTCATATTCGGCCCCTTATCTGCGGCAATTATGGAATTTGGACCCATGCAAGCAAATCATTTTAGATATCCGGCATATGAGCAGTGGAGAATCATGAATATTGGACAGTATGTTTCTCATTTAGATTTTCTGGCGCTATATCAATGGTTGTGCGGGGCAGTGATTCGAATTGGTTTGTTTATGTTTTTAGCCGGTGCTTTTTTTACAAAACAAATAAAGCATTACAAGCTTCGGCCGTTTAGCATCCTGCTTTTATATGGCTTATTACTTGTTTTAATGTTAGTGAAACTTGAAACATACACGTTTTATCAATGGATTTACCGTTATTTTCTGCCAGCCTGTATGTTTTTGTTTGTAGGGCAAATTGTACTAGCAACCCTTCTTACCATTCTGATGAAGAAAAGAGAGGACAAGCATGAGGGAGCGTAA
- a CDS encoding spore germination protein, whose protein sequence is MRERKKNRILEQLHKQFLHSQDLIFKKHEIQGIEMELVYFESLTNSQYLDQFILPRLEGHDVPEKLLRSLFQAEDITGRSIDSISHFLFKGYVLFIFQESVFTIGAGDLPKRAPEESSLETSIRGPKDGFVEDMKTNISLIRRRLHTSSLCVEKYTIGARSNTEVALLYLKDVINQNVLTEIHQRLQKVDIDILTTSHELEAYVDDRRYSIFPTMDYTGRPDFIVEALNQGRFALIVDGSPTVSFAPINLLIQTKSPEDTHLSYTIVSVERFIRVVGIFISAFLPAVWVAFSAYNIEQIPYLLVATISVSRFGLPLPAPIEMFIVLFLFELFNEAGVRLPRAIGQTVAVLGGLIVGDAAIRAGLTSPTMLVIAAITYISSFTLVNQSLSSGITILRFFILILSTFFGLFGVTLGFILTVLYLSTVSSFGVPYLSALAPVSIQEVARAFLRMPGNLYKERAHSTHPNDSTREDGQ, encoded by the coding sequence ATGAGGGAGCGTAAAAAGAATAGGATACTGGAACAATTGCATAAGCAGTTTTTACATAGCCAGGATTTAATATTTAAAAAGCATGAAATACAAGGCATTGAGATGGAGCTCGTATATTTTGAGAGTTTAACGAACAGCCAATATTTAGATCAATTTATCCTGCCAAGATTAGAAGGCCATGATGTACCTGAAAAGCTACTGCGCTCCCTTTTTCAAGCTGAAGATATCACAGGTCGTTCTATTGATTCCATTTCGCATTTTTTATTTAAAGGATACGTTTTATTTATATTTCAAGAATCTGTTTTTACGATTGGTGCTGGTGACCTGCCAAAACGAGCACCTGAAGAATCGTCTCTTGAAACCTCTATACGTGGTCCTAAAGATGGATTTGTGGAAGATATGAAAACTAATATATCTTTAATTCGTCGAAGATTGCATACGTCGTCTCTGTGCGTAGAGAAATATACGATCGGAGCCCGGAGTAATACGGAGGTGGCTCTTCTTTATTTGAAAGATGTTATTAATCAAAATGTATTGACTGAAATTCATCAGAGATTGCAAAAAGTAGACATAGATATACTTACAACAAGCCACGAGTTGGAGGCATATGTAGATGATCGCCGGTATAGCATTTTTCCAACAATGGACTATACGGGCAGACCTGATTTTATTGTAGAAGCTTTAAACCAAGGGCGTTTTGCATTGATAGTAGATGGAAGTCCTACGGTTTCCTTCGCCCCTATCAATTTACTGATTCAAACGAAATCCCCTGAGGATACACACCTTAGCTATACCATCGTCTCTGTGGAAAGATTCATCCGTGTTGTAGGTATTTTCATATCTGCTTTTTTACCGGCTGTTTGGGTAGCCTTTTCTGCTTACAATATTGAACAAATTCCTTATTTGCTCGTGGCCACAATTTCCGTTTCTAGATTTGGGCTGCCATTGCCTGCACCGATAGAAATGTTTATTGTTCTATTTTTGTTTGAACTATTCAATGAGGCAGGTGTTCGTTTACCAAGAGCCATCGGTCAAACCGTTGCTGTGCTAGGAGGATTAATCGTCGGGGATGCTGCAATCCGCGCGGGGCTGACCTCGCCGACGATGCTTGTGATAGCTGCCATTACCTATATCTCATCTTTTACTCTTGTCAATCAATCCTTAAGCAGTGGAATCACCATCTTACGGTTCTTTATTTTGATATTGAGCACATTTTTCGGACTGTTCGGCGTTACGTTAGGTTTTATTTTAACTGTTCTTTATTTATCTACTGTATCATCATTCGGTGTTCCTTATCTAAGTGCACTGGCTCCTGTTAGTATACAGGAAGTAGCGCGCGCTTTTTTGAGAATGCCAGGGAATTTATATAAGGAACGTGCTCATTCTACTCATCCTAATGATTCAACAAGGGAAGATGGTCAATGA
- a CDS encoding Ger(x)C family spore germination protein, with protein MKKVVLFVLCCMMISGCAGLKNIQDLTYIIAIGLDYDENKKEYIAYLQGLNFVNVAKQEGKSSANNIPNFIGSARGETLNLAVSKLYKLTDPPLFFGHIRTIVVTNRLTNSAMKKFLTEVGRNRSVRGTIRLFITEEKIEDVFQIQGLFNYPSVYTVLFKESGAKIFKDEIQPVSLMQFLRTYYEPMGIAKLPAIKINHKAWKSEGSYPTVFIDGYSVFQNSESKGMIGRKDAFIIDWILGKNNSYTVRIEKDDKLIGVVDLGSPKMKVKYEKETDYPVFSIQLSVQGELIEKIEHISYKDLLSKIEKEITNQIYQVYEKGRKQGIDSLNVGENWYRKHPQKYHTLQNQPSFYLHKDSLKKIKVEVEVVNFNSYIYDKNTR; from the coding sequence ATGAAGAAAGTTGTACTGTTTGTATTATGTTGTATGATGATTTCCGGTTGTGCCGGTTTAAAAAATATTCAAGATTTGACGTATATTATAGCAATTGGCTTAGATTATGATGAAAACAAAAAGGAGTATATCGCTTACTTACAAGGGTTAAATTTTGTGAATGTAGCAAAGCAAGAAGGAAAGAGCTCCGCAAACAACATCCCTAATTTTATTGGTTCAGCGCGGGGAGAAACATTAAATTTAGCGGTTAGTAAGCTATATAAATTGACAGACCCTCCCTTATTTTTTGGACATATTCGAACCATTGTAGTGACAAATCGCTTGACGAATAGTGCCATGAAAAAGTTTTTAACAGAAGTAGGAAGAAACCGATCTGTACGCGGTACGATACGATTGTTTATTACAGAGGAGAAAATAGAAGATGTGTTTCAGATTCAAGGATTATTTAATTACCCTTCTGTTTATACCGTTTTGTTTAAAGAAAGTGGAGCTAAAATCTTTAAAGATGAAATTCAGCCAGTGTCCCTCATGCAATTTTTACGAACTTATTATGAGCCAATGGGGATAGCGAAGTTACCAGCCATCAAAATCAATCATAAAGCTTGGAAATCGGAGGGCTCATATCCAACGGTTTTTATTGATGGTTATTCTGTTTTTCAAAATAGTGAAAGTAAGGGTATGATAGGAAGAAAAGACGCTTTTATTATTGATTGGATCTTAGGAAAAAACAATTCGTATACTGTACGAATTGAGAAAGATGACAAATTGATTGGCGTAGTAGATTTAGGCTCGCCTAAAATGAAAGTAAAATATGAAAAGGAGACAGATTATCCTGTATTTAGCATACAGCTTTCTGTTCAGGGGGAGCTCATCGAAAAAATTGAGCATATTTCTTATAAGGACTTGCTTTCAAAAATCGAAAAGGAGATTACCAATCAGATATATCAGGTATATGAAAAAGGAAGAAAGCAAGGAATAGACAGCTTAAATGTTGGAGAGAACTGGTACCGAAAGCATCCACAAAAGTATCATACACTTCAAAATCAGCCATCTTTTTACCTACACAAAGATTCGTTAAAAAAGATAAAAGTGGAAGTGGAAGTGGTGAACTTTAATAGCTATATTTATGATAAAAATACGAGGTAA
- a CDS encoding phosphatidylglycerophosphatase A translates to MKLTFISSHDVQKNAITALHERGVHTEDIAKLTYFLQEKYIPCLTIEECVENVESVLKKREVQNALLTGIELDILAEKGALSFPLQQMIKADESLYGVDETLALSILNLYGSISFTNYGYIDKLKEGILHLLNDKSTGHVHAFLDDLVGAIAAAAASRLAHRYRAKLESEHNPE, encoded by the coding sequence ATGAAGCTTACTTTTATATCGAGTCATGACGTACAAAAAAATGCTATTACAGCTTTACATGAACGAGGTGTACATACAGAAGACATTGCAAAGCTAACATATTTTTTGCAAGAGAAATATATACCGTGTTTGACTATAGAGGAATGTGTGGAGAATGTGGAAAGTGTACTGAAAAAAAGAGAAGTGCAGAACGCTTTGTTAACGGGAATTGAGCTAGATATACTGGCAGAAAAAGGAGCATTATCTTTTCCTCTTCAGCAAATGATAAAGGCAGATGAAAGCTTGTATGGTGTGGATGAAACATTAGCATTATCCATTCTAAACTTGTATGGAAGTATTAGCTTTACTAATTATGGCTACATCGATAAGTTGAAAGAAGGTATTTTACACCTGCTGAATGATAAGTCTACAGGGCACGTACACGCTTTTTTAGATGATTTGGTTGGTGCGATTGCAGCAGCTGCTGCAAGCCGATTGGCACATCGATATCGCGCAAAGCTGGAAAGTGAGCATAACCCTGAATAA
- a CDS encoding GerAB/ArcD/ProY family transporter — translation MQKHHVYTIEMFYIIILFELGSAVLLDVGKSAKQDAWIAILIGTAVAILPLLIYISLYKYAPNLSLIQYLQKLLGKRLGQIVGLFYIAYFLYICSRVLRDFGSLLIVAAYPYTSPFILNTCMMLAVAYIASLGFEVIGRMSMVMIWLILVPFALLTILQLVSGTVHPDYIKPVLAEGWKPILKTIFPGVVTFPFGEMIAFTMLFPFLKEPKHVTKISIGAVVISGCILMVEMLFHLATIGVEAVSHATFPILLTVSLIKIGDFLERLDAFVVIIMVVLGFSKIIVFLYAATRGASQLFGIKEEKQLVYPLGLVVVLSSSFIAPNFAAHIQEGIDYVTYYLHLPFQFGIPFLLFVIMHIKKRKAAHAR, via the coding sequence ATGCAAAAACACCACGTGTATACAATTGAAATGTTTTATATCATTATCTTATTTGAACTGGGAAGCGCAGTCCTCCTTGATGTGGGAAAGAGTGCTAAACAAGACGCTTGGATTGCCATCTTGATTGGAACCGCAGTGGCCATCCTTCCATTACTTATCTACATTTCACTGTATAAGTACGCCCCAAACTTATCACTTATACAATATCTGCAGAAGCTGCTTGGGAAGCGACTAGGACAGATTGTAGGTCTTTTTTATATCGCATACTTTTTATACATTTGTTCACGCGTTTTACGAGATTTTGGTTCACTTTTAATTGTAGCGGCATATCCGTATACGTCTCCCTTTATTCTAAATACCTGCATGATGCTGGCAGTTGCTTATATAGCCAGCCTTGGCTTCGAAGTGATTGGACGTATGTCCATGGTTATGATTTGGCTTATTCTTGTTCCCTTTGCTCTTTTAACTATTCTGCAGCTTGTATCTGGCACAGTACATCCTGACTATATAAAGCCCGTACTGGCAGAAGGCTGGAAACCTATATTAAAAACAATATTTCCAGGCGTAGTAACCTTTCCTTTTGGCGAAATGATTGCATTTACAATGCTGTTTCCCTTTTTAAAAGAACCTAAACACGTGACCAAAATCAGTATAGGCGCCGTAGTGATAAGCGGATGTATATTAATGGTTGAAATGCTTTTTCACTTGGCTACTATCGGAGTAGAGGCAGTCTCACATGCTACATTCCCGATTCTTTTAACAGTTTCTCTCATTAAAATTGGGGATTTCTTAGAAAGACTAGATGCCTTTGTTGTTATCATTATGGTTGTTTTGGGCTTTTCTAAAATTATTGTTTTCCTATATGCCGCCACAAGAGGAGCTTCACAGTTGTTTGGTATTAAGGAAGAAAAACAACTTGTCTATCCATTAGGCCTTGTCGTTGTTCTTTCTTCTTCCTTTATTGCACCTAATTTTGCTGCCCATATACAAGAGGGAATCGACTATGTAACATATTATCTACATTTACCCTTTCAATTCGGCATTCCCTTTCTACTGTTTGTCATTATGCACATCAAAAAACGGAAAGCTGCTCATGCACGGTAA
- a CDS encoding Ger(x)C family spore germination protein, which produces MLKRIMGYIALICMLIYQAGCGSQAELNEMAVVIGMGIDIVNEHQYKVTFQIVDPSQAAGTQGGSGGNSGLQILNQSGFGKTIVSAARNASKSISRQNFYAHTALIVFGEEMARRGLAEALDTLERDQSLRTNIPVVIARDTTASTVLDTLTVLNKIPTQSIIGKLKNTGQVLGENPNVLLNELVMNTVTPGKEAIISGVTVKGDTKKKSQASYVEQTHPVSSVLSGVGILNKQGRLVRWLDGTDAKAVLYIGNQLKHTIVSAACAKNKYISSEILFAKSKKKVSFQQGTPILHVSVYQDAEIEAVDCEDVAITNPDVIKQIETKMSKEVKREIEHAVRLVQQEKSDIFGFGEFLYRNSPRVWNTYEKQWEEQFAKAKLHVTVHTTLRRSGMIQDHFPTVR; this is translated from the coding sequence ATGCTGAAACGAATTATGGGCTATATAGCTCTTATTTGTATGCTGATCTATCAAGCAGGGTGCGGAAGTCAAGCAGAATTAAATGAAATGGCTGTTGTAATTGGAATGGGAATCGATATAGTAAACGAACATCAGTATAAAGTTACCTTTCAAATTGTGGACCCGAGTCAAGCCGCCGGCACACAAGGAGGCTCTGGTGGTAACAGCGGCTTGCAAATCCTAAATCAAAGCGGCTTTGGAAAAACAATTGTCTCAGCGGCTCGCAATGCTTCTAAAAGTATCTCGAGACAAAATTTTTATGCCCATACTGCTTTAATTGTGTTTGGAGAGGAAATGGCCCGCCGTGGTCTAGCTGAAGCACTGGACACCCTCGAGCGTGATCAAAGTCTTCGTACTAATATTCCAGTTGTAATCGCAAGAGATACGACTGCCAGCACTGTTTTAGATACTCTGACTGTTTTAAATAAAATTCCTACTCAATCTATCATTGGAAAACTAAAAAATACGGGACAGGTACTAGGAGAAAATCCCAACGTTCTTTTAAACGAGCTCGTAATGAACACTGTCACACCAGGAAAAGAAGCAATTATCAGCGGTGTAACTGTCAAAGGTGATACCAAGAAAAAATCACAAGCGAGCTATGTAGAACAAACACACCCTGTGTCTTCTGTACTCAGTGGCGTAGGTATTCTTAATAAGCAAGGGCGTTTAGTTCGCTGGCTTGACGGCACTGATGCAAAAGCTGTCCTATATATAGGTAATCAGTTAAAACATACGATTGTCTCAGCTGCATGCGCTAAAAACAAGTACATTAGTTCTGAAATCTTATTTGCCAAAAGTAAAAAGAAGGTAAGCTTTCAACAAGGGACCCCGATTCTACACGTTTCCGTATACCAAGATGCCGAAATTGAAGCAGTAGATTGTGAAGATGTTGCGATTACCAATCCTGATGTAATTAAGCAAATTGAAACAAAGATGAGTAAAGAAGTAAAGCGTGAAATTGAACATGCAGTGCGCCTTGTCCAACAAGAGAAGAGCGATATTTTCGGCTTTGGAGAATTTTTATATCGCAATAGCCCACGGGTTTGGAACACATATGAAAAACAGTGGGAAGAGCAATTTGCTAAAGCTAAGCTTCACGTTACGGTACATACCACTCTTAGACGTTCCGGCATGATTCAAGACCATTTCCCGACAGTCCGTTAG
- a CDS encoding spore germination protein: MKNHHVMQQEEHKDEIFISLVQNTARIQQDFGDSTDLSIRHITLGKKHLSSATLVRIEGLSDEKLVSKSVIQPLIELWDTNERMTTDGIASCLQNNLVTTSGLNLTSRWKEVFRAILEGDTAVFIDGCHIAIIASTRGGERRSITEPSTQTTIRGPKEGFVESIRTNTALVRRKIKNPKLRVEAMEIGTLSQTSVEIMYVEGIVDEEVLMKVQNKLQTSNLDMVLESGDIERLIENNTHTVFPTVYHTERPDVVASDISQGRVAVFVDGTPFVLIAPVSFFQFFQSPEDYYERKQIGYFIRGLRFVSFLVALLAPSIYISLITHHQSMLPTHLLISLYAQREGIPFPAIIEAFLMELLFELLREAGIRMPRIIGPTVSIVGAIVLGQAAVQAGIVSTAMIIVVSITAISSFTLPSYNLAATARILRFVLMIAAFLLGFYGILLGFLVLLAHTCSLYSFGELFVSTKLPGVQGAQRSSQKSFWARVFDIKTNSTPKQTVRSPQKGES; encoded by the coding sequence ATGAAAAATCATCATGTGATGCAACAAGAAGAACATAAAGACGAAATTTTCATCTCTTTAGTCCAAAATACAGCTCGCATTCAACAGGATTTCGGCGACAGCACAGACCTATCTATACGACATATAACACTAGGAAAAAAACATCTCTCTTCCGCTACTCTTGTACGAATTGAAGGGCTTTCTGATGAAAAGCTGGTATCAAAATCTGTTATTCAACCTTTAATAGAGCTATGGGACACAAACGAACGAATGACAACAGACGGAATAGCGTCTTGTCTGCAAAATAATTTAGTAACCACAAGCGGACTGAATCTTACTTCTAGATGGAAGGAAGTATTTCGAGCCATTTTGGAGGGTGACACCGCGGTATTTATTGATGGATGTCACATAGCAATCATCGCGAGCACGCGCGGAGGCGAACGCCGCTCTATTACCGAACCATCAACACAAACAACAATTCGAGGACCAAAGGAAGGCTTCGTAGAGAGTATTAGAACAAACACAGCTCTAGTGCGCAGAAAAATTAAAAATCCTAAACTGAGGGTTGAAGCCATGGAGATTGGAACACTTTCACAGACAAGCGTAGAAATTATGTACGTAGAAGGCATTGTTGATGAAGAAGTGCTGATGAAAGTGCAAAACAAGCTGCAAACAAGTAATCTGGATATGGTTTTAGAGTCAGGTGATATTGAAAGGCTGATTGAAAATAATACACACACCGTATTCCCAACCGTTTATCACACAGAGCGACCTGATGTAGTAGCAAGCGACATCTCACAAGGGCGGGTCGCTGTATTTGTGGATGGAACACCATTCGTTTTAATTGCACCTGTCTCCTTTTTTCAATTCTTCCAATCACCAGAGGATTATTACGAAAGAAAACAGATTGGCTATTTTATACGAGGACTGCGGTTTGTATCCTTTTTGGTTGCTTTGCTTGCACCTTCCATCTATATCTCTTTAATTACACATCATCAATCCATGCTTCCAACACACCTTTTAATCAGTCTATATGCACAGCGGGAAGGTATTCCATTTCCAGCCATTATAGAGGCTTTTTTGATGGAGCTGCTGTTTGAGCTTCTTAGAGAAGCTGGCATACGCATGCCTCGTATCATTGGCCCAACTGTTTCTATCGTTGGAGCGATTGTATTAGGACAAGCGGCGGTACAAGCAGGAATCGTATCGACTGCGATGATTATAGTGGTCTCCATCACAGCCATCTCGAGCTTTACACTGCCTAGCTATAATTTGGCTGCTACTGCCAGGATTCTTCGCTTCGTTCTTATGATAGCAGCATTCTTACTAGGCTTTTACGGAATCTTGCTCGGGTTTCTTGTCCTTTTAGCTCATACATGTAGTCTCTACTCCTTTGGAGAACTGTTTGTTAGTACCAAGCTTCCCGGTGTGCAAGGTGCGCAAAGATCTAGTCAGAAAAGTTTTTGGGCAAGAGTTTTTGATATCAAGACAAATTCAACCCCTAAACAAACAGTCCGATCACCGCAAAAAGGAGAATCGTAA